The proteins below come from a single Calditrichota bacterium genomic window:
- a CDS encoding glucose 1-dehydrogenase, with product MNISLKNKTAIITGSVQGIGKQTAKRLLEAGASVVINNYTDEAALQKTADELGAFGPVKAVIADVTKENEAKKLIDAALELGSTIDILINNAGGLVKRVPIAEYNEEHFDTVMNVNLKSAFIMAKLVAPFMKKQQSGKIINLSSQAAHDGGGPGAAAYAASKGAVWTFTKSLAKELGPHVTVNCLSPGFIDNTTFHTTFTPEDARKSMPSKILLGRAGAGDDIAKVALFLASELADYLTGQSLEINGGLYMP from the coding sequence ATGAATATTTCATTAAAAAATAAAACGGCTATTATTACAGGCAGTGTCCAGGGAATTGGTAAGCAGACTGCAAAAAGGCTTCTTGAGGCAGGAGCTTCGGTTGTAATAAATAACTACACGGATGAAGCTGCGCTTCAAAAAACAGCTGATGAGTTAGGTGCATTTGGCCCAGTAAAAGCAGTAATTGCCGATGTAACAAAAGAAAATGAAGCAAAAAAGCTTATCGATGCAGCACTTGAACTTGGGTCAACAATTGATATTTTAATTAACAATGCAGGTGGTTTGGTTAAGCGGGTTCCAATTGCAGAATATAATGAAGAGCATTTCGATACAGTAATGAACGTGAATTTAAAATCAGCTTTTATTATGGCAAAACTTGTTGCACCGTTTATGAAAAAACAGCAGTCCGGGAAAATTATTAATCTTTCTTCACAGGCAGCACATGATGGTGGCGGACCTGGTGCTGCAGCATATGCCGCATCAAAAGGAGCTGTTTGGACTTTTACAAAATCATTAGCAAAAGAACTTGGACCACATGTGACAGTAAACTGTCTTTCCCCTGGCTTTATTGATAATACAACTTTTCACACAACATTTACACCTGAAGATGCACGCAAATCAATGCCATCAAAAATTTTATTGGGCAGGGCAGGAGCCGGTGACGACATAGCAAAAGTTGCTTTGTTTCTGGCTTCAGAACTTGCAGACTATTTAACTGGACAATCGCTGGAAATTAATGGCGGCCTTTATATGCCATAA
- a CDS encoding FadR family transcriptional regulator, which produces MFQPIGKKITLSQEIEQKIEASIIQKKFNPGEKLPTENELCDMFAVSRTALREALRMLSGRGLITIRKGSGIYVNDYSKADVTRPMSLYLDLNFDKKIILDVIQIRKTLEPLICEMAAKNRKEVHIQQLEKNIKNFKACKIEDYNKESHLDFQFHTIITQASGNTLIPIMMEPLLQQMPKIRLLVYKKIDQAKSSALDYHLLIYNMIVKQDAQGAFEAMKEHMRIAEKHSRAIVNQLD; this is translated from the coding sequence ATGTTTCAACCCATTGGAAAGAAAATAACACTTAGCCAGGAAATCGAGCAAAAGATAGAAGCGTCGATTATTCAAAAGAAATTTAATCCTGGCGAAAAGCTACCCACAGAAAATGAACTGTGCGATATGTTTGCCGTAAGTCGTACAGCATTAAGGGAAGCACTGCGTATGCTAAGCGGACGAGGATTAATCACTATTCGTAAAGGTAGCGGCATTTATGTAAATGATTACTCTAAGGCAGATGTAACCCGCCCAATGAGTTTATATCTTGATTTAAACTTTGATAAAAAAATAATACTTGATGTAATTCAAATCAGAAAAACTCTTGAACCCTTGATTTGTGAAATGGCAGCAAAAAACCGTAAAGAAGTTCATATTCAACAACTTGAAAAAAATATAAAGAATTTTAAAGCTTGCAAAATTGAAGATTATAATAAAGAAAGCCATCTGGATTTTCAGTTTCATACAATCATTACTCAGGCAAGCGGAAATACTTTAATTCCTATTATGATGGAACCACTTCTTCAACAAATGCCGAAAATACGCCTGCTGGTTTATAAAAAAATTGATCAGGCCAAAAGCTCTGCACTCGATTACCATCTACTCATTTATAATATGATTGTCAAGCAAGATGCTCAAGGGGCATTTGAGGCAATGAAAGAACATATGCGAATTGCAGAGAAACATTCAAGAGCGATTGTGAATCAGTTAGATTAA